In Sesamum indicum cultivar Zhongzhi No. 13 linkage group LG1, S_indicum_v1.0, whole genome shotgun sequence, the sequence GAACTTATATAGAggtaactaattaattaataataatagtgttttatatatatggtggAGTGGAGCATGAATTTGACTTGTGATAGGTTgttttatattgtaaataaatatattgttgtAGGTGCAGCATGGCATGGGGTGCAGGGTAATCTTGAAACCTTAAACACGTGCAACACATTCtggatatttttctttgttattgTTATCGCTAGCTAATGCGCGTTAATTaaagtttctttttataataaataaatattgttgacATAtcgtaaataataattttttgccaACTTAACTgagtatcaatttttattctcttattctctaaaaagaaaaggcaaaagaaaaaaaaaattccctgAAACGTAAACAAACAcaacaacaatatatatatatatatatatattcttgttgGTAATTTTGTAATCATGAATGCAACATTTTTAGTAGGGGTTAAGTACAATTTATTTcctatattaatgaaaaagtataaaaaaattcctgtcttatgatttaaaaaaacgATACAATTTACCTATCTCCGTAAATTGATGGAGGaggtaaatgtaaattgcatcattttttaatgttacagtaggataaatattttattttttcacatgaattttttaacaccggagtaaattatatttaaccctCTCTGGTCGTGTATTACCATTCTTATCTCCTTTAATTTTGATACAAGTTGATAAACTAAAATCATGGCCCTTTCTGACACTAATCTGAGATCGATGCTTAATTCTGGGATCATATATCATAGTTGTCACTCCAACTCCAACTTCTAAATTGaattcccaattaattaatttaaatctcaAAAACGTTAATTACCTGAAAGATATATACTGACAGGCGGTGGAGTGGGGGCCCGGCGGAAACCGGTGATTGAATTGTGATCAGTGAAGCTCTTAACTACTGTTTGGGTTTAATATTAGACAGAAAGAAAGGGATCAAGTGATCATATATAATGGGTCGGGAGTGAAGAGAACCAGGGTAGAGGTAGGGGAGGAGGACAGGCTGTGATTGAGTACTTGTACTCACTAAgcatttgtgtgtgtgtgtgtgtgtgagtgccCAACCCAACCAGTGCTTCCATCGTAAAACAAATTGGACTTTCCTGGCCCACCTTagcctttcattttttctctctctctctctcgctctctatatatatattactttttttttctttttccttggttttctcttttttttttccctttttgatTCAGGGTCCCCGGCTATCAATCCAAATGTTCAAAAATTTCCACCACCCATCAAATTAGGAGTACGAGCTAATTCTGTgaagaaatttcattttgagCTTATAACCAAGAACACAGAGGcacttataagttatatatacaacataaatataatcGAGGGTCTCCCATAATaatgttttgtattttgactttcctataaataataaatatatagtgcgtgtatgtatatatatatggcacCTTTCATTAATTTCGAATAGTGTATACTATGGTAAATAATAGTcaaagaataaatgaaaattaaaaaaaaaaatagtaaaagaaaaatgaagttgTAATGTCTTCTCATATCATAGCTAGGCCTAGGCCACAGCACCACAGGATTAGGATTAAATGCCTCCTCCTTATACGTACGTGTACCAAACTTTACAATATtgccccccctcccccctccAACTACTTTTTATTACCTAACCTAGCCAGTAGCCAGGCTTAGAAAACTCGCTCTTTCATTTCAGGCTCAATACTTGTTTCTCTCCTGAAAAACATTTCACTCTTTTTGGCCAAGCACAAAAAGTATTACTTAGCTGATCCCCcatccccacccccaccccatgGATGACTTAATCGTCTCTccctcttcatcttcttccatTCTCTCTTCCGTGTCTCCTCATCAGCAACTGCCTCCCACCCTCCAAAAGAGGCTCCAATACATTCTCCAACACCAGCCGGACTGGTGGGCCTATGCCATTTTATGGCAGACTTCCAAAGATGATAATGGTCGCATTTCTCTCTCCTGGGCCGACGGCCATTTCCAGGGCACCAAAGAGAAGAATCCCAAATCTGGCTCTCAGCCCGAACGAAAGAAAGTCATGCGTGGAATTCAGGCCCTCATCGGTGAAAACCCTGATATCACTGGCCCCGTCGACGGTGACGTCACTGATGCCGAGTGGTTCTACGTTATGTCCCTCGCTCAGTCTTTTTCCCTTGGTGATGGGGTTGTCGGCAAGGCCTTCAACTCAGGGTCTTTAATTTGGTTAAGTGGTGGAAATCAGCTCAGGTTTTATAATTGCCAACGAGCTAAAGAAGCTCAGATCCACGGGATGCAAACCATGGTTTGCATCCCTACTTTGAATGGTGTTCTTGAACTGGGATCTGACGTTATGATTACAGAAAACTGGAGTTTGGTGCAACAGGTGAAATCTCTGTTCGAATCTTCTTCAGATCCCATTAACAATGGGTCAACGCATGCCCTCAAGTTTCCAGAGAAAACCATCTCTTTCGCCGATACCTGTTTGCTGCCTAATTTGCCAGACGAAGCAGCAAAGACTACTCCAGTACTGGGGAAGAAACAAGAACAACCCAATAGCAAAGCACAGAAAGCTCAAATCTTTTCTTACCTGGACTCGGAGCATTCCGATTCGGATTGCCAGTTCTTTCTGCCTGAGACAGTTGAAACTAAGAGAACTCCCAAAAAGAGAGGCAGAAAACCCAACCTGGGTCGGGACGCGCCGCTGAACCACGTGGAGGCGGAGAGGCAGCGGAGGGAGAAGCTCAACCACCGTTTCTACGCCCTGCGGTCGGTGGTTCCGAACGTGTCAAGGATGGACAAGGCCTCCCTGCTATCCGACGCCGTATCATACATCAAGGAGCTGAAATCAAAAGTAGAAGAGCTGGAGACGCAGCTCCAAAGAGAAAGCAAGAAAGTGAAGACCGAAACTACTGCTGAGACTCTGGACAACCAGAGCACAACCACTTCCGTGGACCAAGTGGGGCCGATAACTTCGCTACTAGAAGTAGAAGTGAAGATTGTTGGGGTTGATGGGATGATAAGGGTTCAGTCGGATAACGGCAACTATCCAGCGGCACGGTTGATGGATGCCATTCGGGAGCTGGAATTGCAGGTCCACCATGCGAGCATGTCATGCGTGAATGATTTGATGCTTCAGGACGTTGTTATTAGGGTTCCTGATGGATTAAGATGTGAGAAAGCTCTGAAAGCTGCTCTTATTAGGAGATTAGAGGCGCAGTAGCTagtgaaataatattaaataaatatgtatgatCTATATATGGCTTTAAAGTTTAAACTACTTCCCAGGTCCATTGGGTTTCTTGATTTAGCATTCTTAGTTCCAAGATGGATCGATGATGTTTAGATTTGTATACCGTATGGCCGGCTGTTACTACCATCGTTGTTTAATTTCCAGAAATATAGTTAAGGGTGCAAATCAAAGGACGTGTCGATCAATTATACGTACATGTATATAAATCTTGTTAATGCCCAATCCCACGTCCTGGGCGCTTTGGTATCTGGCCTGGCAACTTGTAGCCAAGATATATAATACCCTTCAGTATTCAGGTGAAACTGAGCCGATTTGGGAAGGCGTAATTAGGATGCTCCGATCAGATATAATTTTGGCTTCGCCATACTCCTGCACTTGCCTATGTCGTCGTCAGGTGGATGACTGACAATTcacgctctctctctctagatctttttatttttgtggttttTGTAGCAGTGTTTGTgttgttgatttattttttgataaatggaTATGCACATCTTTCGCCTAAAGTCATCTGGAGCGAATTgtggtgtgtttttttttctttttctaaaatctcATATGTAAATTGTGTTATTTCAGATGATTGGAACTCACGTATTACATGTACCCTACCACGATAGCGATGGGCCTTcgccttttcttttatgtattcctttttccctttcagaaggaataaaataaacatcacGTGGTAAAACTATTCCCTCCAcctagttattttattttatttttttttctcatttcattttcacCAGCTTTAAAGTCAAATGTTtgtatctttctttttctttactaATTACATACTTTCTAAACGCTCAattctatttttgaaattcGTACTgctatttattcaattaaattttatctaatattatatatatatatatatattgtttagtATCTTTAACATTTTCATCGTCATATTCTAACTATacaatttgacaaaattaatgcaattatATTGTCAGTTAGTATTACCTTATTATCTAACTAGtctaatttctttatttgtctTGAATCGATAATGGTTCATTCGGATTATCAAATGTTAGTAGGCTAATTTTGTATCGGAGTATCTCATGTATCAACTGGTATTTATATAGGGCCAATTGTATTAGTCTGTATGGAGCCATGTATTGTTTAAATATCTATCGGATGAGTGAAAATCTGTGGTTGATGATTTGAGTCATTAGATCAAGCTAGTGCAatgttcaaaaattttaatgtataattgtaggattaatAGATAAgtatttaagaatttatttaactagtaaataaattgtactttcaaattttgaatatattaaaatttaaaaagagtaaattcgcactttataaaatatttggggacgaattatataaattaaaaaaaataaaaaatgtaatgagaattaaaaagtatatacataaaagaaaTGGGAAGTGGCATGTGGCTGCTACCTCCACTGCCTCACACCTtaaacacacatacatatgttaacaaaacacacaaacacataaaaCGCTCGATGGGAGCAAAGGTaagaaatttgattaaatttattactaatttatataattatattatatacttattatatttattatatataatttatactattcaatttaatatttaacataattttttaatgaatttgattatttataaattataattgattaaatattccatttgctttaaaaatatcatagtgagataattacattatttgatttcttagatttaattattattataattaatttactcaattttatTGGGTCTATTAACCAAATGcttaattatatgtacaaatatttaattaaattttatgatagcgagaaattgatagaaaatccATAGAAatcttagaaaattatttttgagaaatattatgtttagttaaaagaaaatatgagatTTTGATGATGGACGACTACGAAGGCGAGCGCCTAGGATGTACCAAGTGAGTTTGGGCATGAGATGGACGTTGCGAGTGCAAGCGGAGCAaggatgctccttgccattgGGCAATGTGTCGGCAGGTTCCGAGATTATGTGCGAGGCGCAAAGACACGGATACCGAGAGCCTCAGCGAGCACACGGACTGTTGCGATACTCTGATGTGTGCGAAGGCCAGACGAAGGTGGGGTAGCACCTTTGGGACCGCACAggcgaaaaatatatgagaattaCATTCCGCTGCATGAAGACGAACACGAATATTATATTCCGCTGCATGAAGACGagcacaaatattatttagaagAAACCAAAATGGAAGTTCGAGTTTCTTTAccaatgaaatattaaaagaatggTGAAAAACATacgaatattattttatattttattcaaaatttatgatatactcaatatattgattatttatattataatttactataggACACGAGGataaagtagagggttgagtTGCTCCTTCTATTAACGTAACCGtttgagatttgatgtaagtataatcaattgaattcatatatatatatatagatattatatattttttatttatatatctaatcATGAAGTGTTGACTATTTGTCTGGATTATCTTGATAtctgtaaaattattattctgtTCTTATATGTGATTATGGTGTAGGAAAGACAGATGAATGTGTAATGctatatttgattattgaaAGATGAAGTTACTGGGGGGGAATTGATTGtcgaataaaattaaatgatgaaattatttatggaaATATTGTGTATTGAGATAAAAAGATGGCTTACCTAATTGAAGGGCATACGGTAATAGTTTACGATGATATGATTAATGATTAATGCGATGTGtgaaaattgtaaaagaatGGGactaaatgaaagaaaaagaatcctaacatatgga encodes:
- the LOC105174042 gene encoding transcription factor MYC2 — protein: MDDLIVSPSSSSSILSSVSPHQQLPPTLQKRLQYILQHQPDWWAYAILWQTSKDDNGRISLSWADGHFQGTKEKNPKSGSQPERKKVMRGIQALIGENPDITGPVDGDVTDAEWFYVMSLAQSFSLGDGVVGKAFNSGSLIWLSGGNQLRFYNCQRAKEAQIHGMQTMVCIPTLNGVLELGSDVMITENWSLVQQVKSLFESSSDPINNGSTHALKFPEKTISFADTCLLPNLPDEAAKTTPVLGKKQEQPNSKAQKAQIFSYLDSEHSDSDCQFFLPETVETKRTPKKRGRKPNLGRDAPLNHVEAERQRREKLNHRFYALRSVVPNVSRMDKASLLSDAVSYIKELKSKVEELETQLQRESKKVKTETTAETLDNQSTTTSVDQVGPITSLLEVEVKIVGVDGMIRVQSDNGNYPAARLMDAIRELELQVHHASMSCVNDLMLQDVVIRVPDGLRCEKALKAALIRRLEAQ